The Pseudomonadota bacterium genome has a segment encoding these proteins:
- a CDS encoding threonylcarbamoyl-AMP synthase, which produces MNVVDIDATLIERAAEVLRKGGLVAFPTETVYGLGADASNPEAVARIFSAKGRPADHPLIVHVADATALDRWAVGIPLEARVLARAFWPGPLTLVLEKAPGVPDITTGGRSTVGLRAPDQPNRGASARGDVGHARGLLEN; this is translated from the coding sequence CTGAACGTCGTGGACATCGACGCCACTCTCATCGAACGTGCGGCCGAGGTGCTGCGCAAGGGCGGTCTGGTGGCCTTTCCCACCGAGACCGTGTACGGGCTCGGCGCAGACGCGTCGAATCCCGAGGCCGTCGCCCGCATCTTCAGCGCCAAGGGGCGGCCCGCCGACCACCCGCTCATCGTGCACGTCGCCGACGCCACGGCCCTCGACCGCTGGGCGGTGGGCATTCCACTCGAGGCGCGGGTGCTCGCGCGGGCCTTCTGGCCAGGCCCGCTCACCCTTGTTCTCGAGAAGGCCCCGGGCGTGCCCGACATCACCACGGGCGGACGCTCCACGGTTGGGCTGCGCGCGCCGGATCAGCCCAACCGTGGAGCGTCCGCCCGTGGTGATGTCGGGCACGCCCGGGGCCTTCTCGAGAAC
- a CDS encoding prepilin-type N-terminal cleavage/methylation domain-containing protein, translating to MRTLSNADRRLSPRRGGFTLIELLVSVAVLMIAFMLILPNLNRLTSQQQCNQAAQRLFGDVRRAAAQALKAESLVVIDSTSTGYTISLVPETSLGNYSYASNTWTVIKRVDFLADFPRVQISNGASTRVILGPKGWPVASGDTSTTLTNGATSAGLTTTASILQTADAGSTNSTNRGQFYRWTCTVGTPTTYTVKLYTNGRIFVDTP from the coding sequence ATGCGCACGCTCAGCAACGCCGACAGACGTCTCTCACCTCGTCGTGGGGGCTTCACCCTCATCGAGCTGCTGGTCTCGGTGGCAGTCTTGATGATTGCGTTCATGCTCATCCTGCCGAACCTCAACCGCCTGACCTCGCAGCAGCAGTGCAACCAGGCCGCGCAGCGCCTGTTCGGTGACGTGCGCCGTGCGGCCGCGCAGGCCCTGAAGGCCGAGAGCCTGGTGGTGATCGATTCCACCTCCACGGGATACACCATCTCCCTCGTTCCGGAGACGAGTCTGGGCAACTACTCGTACGCATCCAACACCTGGACCGTGATCAAGCGGGTCGATTTCCTGGCCGACTTCCCGAGGGTGCAGATATCGAACGGGGCATCGACGCGCGTCATCCTGGGGCCGAAGGGGTGGCCCGTCGCCTCGGGCGACACCTCCACCACCCTCACGAACGGCGCCACCTCGGCGGGCCTCACCACCACCGCCAGCATACTCCAGACTGCTGACGCCGGGTCGACGAACTCCACGAACCGCGGCCAGTTCTACCGCTGGACCTGCACCGTGGGCACGCCCACGACCTACACGGTCAAGCTCTACACCAACGGCCGCATCTTCGTCGACACCCCCTGA
- a CDS encoding TlpA family protein disulfide reductase, producing the protein MPPAVTFADLRELEAHIDAQQGRVLVAHHFATWCTGCVDEMPLLVKLHAALVNDPDVAFVGVSWEMFMDDSPREAVARTVGDYAAASAIDFPVIVYTGAPDALIQGLGITSGTIPHTAVYGRDGAIALRVSAPLESEADIVSLRQAIEGAKARGR; encoded by the coding sequence ATGCCCCCCGCTGTGACCTTCGCAGACCTGCGCGAGCTCGAAGCCCACATCGACGCCCAGCAGGGGCGTGTGCTGGTGGCGCATCACTTCGCGACCTGGTGCACCGGCTGCGTCGACGAGATGCCCCTGCTCGTGAAGCTGCACGCCGCGCTGGTGAACGACCCCGACGTGGCGTTCGTGGGCGTCTCGTGGGAGATGTTCATGGACGACAGCCCGCGTGAGGCGGTCGCCCGCACCGTGGGCGACTACGCAGCCGCCAGCGCCATCGATTTCCCGGTCATCGTGTACACCGGCGCGCCCGACGCCCTCATACAGGGCCTGGGCATCACGAGCGGCACCATTCCACACACCGCCGTGTACGGGCGAGATGGCGCCATCGCGCTGCGCGTCTCAGCGCCCCTCGAGAGCGAGGCCGATATCGTGAGCCTGCGCCAGGCTATCGAGGGTGCGAAGGCCCGCGGGCGCTGA
- a CDS encoding polyisoprenoid-binding protein encodes MRSPHRIVRCVIILAVALACVSPLRAGESWQLDSAHTNVTFSVAHMGVSRVSGSFRDTSGSGSFDGKTVGSAQVEAIIQTASVDTRNEKRDGHLKGADFLDVQKFPTITFKSKRFRQTSGRKFQLTGDLTLHGVTKTVVLGGEFSEVIKDPFGKTRVGATASTTINRKDFGLGWNKIMESGGLLVGEDVLITIEVEFVKGS; translated from the coding sequence ATGCGCAGCCCCCATCGCATCGTTCGGTGCGTCATCATCCTCGCCGTCGCACTGGCGTGCGTGTCTCCCCTGCGCGCAGGCGAGAGCTGGCAGCTCGACTCGGCCCACACCAACGTGACGTTCTCCGTGGCCCACATGGGGGTCTCGCGGGTGTCCGGCTCGTTCCGCGATACCTCGGGCAGCGGTTCGTTCGACGGCAAGACCGTGGGCTCAGCACAGGTCGAGGCCATCATCCAGACCGCCAGCGTCGACACCCGCAACGAGAAGCGCGACGGCCATCTCAAGGGCGCCGACTTCCTCGACGTGCAGAAGTTCCCCACCATCACCTTCAAGTCGAAGCGCTTCCGCCAGACCTCGGGGCGCAAGTTCCAGCTCACGGGCGACCTCACGCTTCACGGCGTGACGAAGACCGTCGTGCTGGGCGGTGAGTTCTCCGAGGTCATCAAGGATCCGTTCGGCAAGACCCGTGTGGGCGCCACCGCCAGCACCACCATCAACCGCAAGGACTTCGGCCTGGGCTGGAACAAGATCATGGAGAGCGGCGGGCTGCTGGTGGGCGAAGACGTGCTCATCACCATCGAGGTCGAGTTCGTCAAAGGCAGCTGA